The window GGCATGTACAAACCGTAATCCAATTCAACACTCAATAATTAGAATGGACAAATAGTTCGCTCATCTTCGTAAATTTATTTGGCATATTTTATTATAGAAAATTGCTTTGAAGAATTGGGAATCACGACAACTCTATGTTGAACACCATTCACTATTCTGTCAATACACGCAGTGAAAACACGAAGTTATCCTATAATCTAACACGGCTGCCGGTACCAAGAAAATAACCCGGTACCTACATACAGGCTGCTGATTTGCTGATAAATTTCTGTAAAAACCAGGAGGTGCGGCACCATAAAATACCCCATAATAAAACTACAGGCAAGATCTTTTTACTGCACTACCCCTGATGTGCCAGCTCCGAGCGTAATTACAAATACATCTTGTTTAGATAAATCATATCTACCATCACCATGGCCGCCATGGCTTCCACAATGGGTACTGCACGCGGTAGTACACAGGGATCGTGACGACCTTTTACCGTGCTGGCCACCTCCTCGCCCTGCTTGTTAACAGTGTGCTGCTCCTTTAAGATCGTAGCGATAGGTTTAAACGCAACATTCATATATACATCCTCGCCATTGGTAATTCCACCTTGCACACCTCCCGAGCGGTTTGTTTTGGTACGCACCTTGTCACCATCCATATAAAACTCATCGTTATGCTCGGAGCCTTTCATGTCGCAGGCCTTAAAACCCATACCATACTCAAAACCTTTAACGGCATTAATACTTAGCATAGCCTGCCCCATTTGGGCATGAAACTTATCAAACACAGGTTCTCCCAGACCTACGGGAACATTTTTTATGACGCAGGTAATCACCCCTCCTACCGAATCTTTATCCTGGCGTACCTGATCGATATAGGCGATCATCTGTTGTGCCACCTCGGCATCCGGACAACGTACTATATTTTCTTCGGCTTTAGCCAAATCCATCTCGTTGTACGCTTTTTCCAATTTTATGGCGCCCACTTGCGAAGTATAGGCATTTATCTGTACAGCATATTTTTTTAACATGAGCTTAGCAATAGCGCCCGCCACTACCCGGGCCACCGTTTCGCGCGCCGAAGAACGACCTCCTCCCCGATGGTCGCGAATACCATATTTTTGCTGATAGGTGTAATCGGCATGTGATGGACGATACACATCCTTTATGTTGCCATAGTCTTTGGAACGCTGATCTGCATTCCAGATGACAAAACCCATAGGAGTTCCCGTGGCTTTTCCGTCCATAACGCCAGAGAGTATTTCCACTTTGTCCTTTTCGTCGCGAGGCGTAGTAATAGCACTTTGACCGGGACGACGACGGTTCAGCTCAGACTGGATAAAATCCAAGTCGATTTCTGTACCCGGCATAACGCCCTCAATAACACCACCCACAGCTTTGCCGTGCGACTCTCCGAATGAGGTTAATTTATATATGTTTCCAAAAGTATTACCAGCCATGTTTATGAATTAAAAAGATAAGAGATTTTAGGTAAGAAAAGATGAAATTGGCTCATGATGAATTGTTTTGTAATAGATGATATGCAGTTCCCCGAAAAACGTAAAAAACCTGCTCTTATATAAGAACAGGCTTTATATTTTTAAAGTTAAGCATATCCGGCTTACTCTTTATTGCCAACGTTTAACTTTCAGGTTACTAACAACCGCAGCCACCAGAACCGGAACCGTCGGGACCACATGATCCGCTTTCGCAACCCACTGTTTCACCGCTTTCACATCCACAACCTGATCCACATCCACCGCCACCAACAGCAGCCATCAATTCGGACTCAGTAGCTTCGCGAACGTTGCTAACTGAACCGGAGAAATATAGGTCGTCGCCAGCCAATGGGTGATTGAAATCCATCTTCACATTTTGGTCTGTAACTTCCAGAACAATACCATTCAATCGGTTTCCCTGCGCATCCTGCATCGGAACCATATTACCCACTTTAATCAGTTCCTCATCAACTTTCCCATCCACTTCAAAAATATTTCGTGGAATTTCCACTTTAGCTTCGGGATTGATCTCTCCATAAGCCTCTTCAGAAGTTAGTTTAAAGCTAAAGTTATCGCCAGCTTTTAAACCGTCTAACTTTTCTTCAAACATTTGAAGCATACGTCCTGTCCCAAAGATAAACTCTAATGGCTTATCTTCGGGTGTTTCTTCTACAATCTCCCCTTCAAACCCTTGTAATCTTAATACGTAGGAAACGGTTACGTACTTATTTCTTGAAATCTCCATATGTTTTATTTTTAATGAATT of the Saccharicrinis carchari genome contains:
- the aroC gene encoding chorismate synthase; protein product: MAGNTFGNIYKLTSFGESHGKAVGGVIEGVMPGTEIDLDFIQSELNRRRPGQSAITTPRDEKDKVEILSGVMDGKATGTPMGFVIWNADQRSKDYGNIKDVYRPSHADYTYQQKYGIRDHRGGGRSSARETVARVVAGAIAKLMLKKYAVQINAYTSQVGAIKLEKAYNEMDLAKAEENIVRCPDAEVAQQMIAYIDQVRQDKDSVGGVITCVIKNVPVGLGEPVFDKFHAQMGQAMLSINAVKGFEYGMGFKACDMKGSEHNDEFYMDGDKVRTKTNRSGGVQGGITNGEDVYMNVAFKPIATILKEQHTVNKQGEEVASTVKGRHDPCVLPRAVPIVEAMAAMVMVDMIYLNKMYL
- a CDS encoding FKBP-type peptidyl-prolyl cis-trans isomerase; its protein translation is MEISRNKYVTVSYVLRLQGFEGEIVEETPEDKPLEFIFGTGRMLQMFEEKLDGLKAGDNFSFKLTSEEAYGEINPEAKVEIPRNIFEVDGKVDEELIKVGNMVPMQDAQGNRLNGIVLEVTDQNVKMDFNHPLAGDDLYFSGSVSNVREATESELMAAVGGGGCGSGCGCESGETVGCESGSCGPDGSGSGGCGC